The genome window tgactacacgattagtcaattacccgcttcttaacatccttagtgaagATACTACAAAATTCAGTTTATTTTCAATGTCAAAGTGACTCAGGATTCCTGTTGTGATTCAAAGACTCTACTGTTTTCAGAGATGGAAAGACTATAAAAAGGAATTTCTATAAACACTATAAAAAACTCCTTACTGTTTACTGAGTAATTGGAATCAGTCACTTATCATACTGTTATGCTAATGAATAAGTGACTTCTCTTCTTGCCCTAGTCAAGAACCTATGCATGCCATCTCCACACCACAGTAAcattccgggtatgtctacagttgATTCCCTCTGtcaagggaggaatgcaaatgtagacatccgaaattgcaaatgaagcggggatttaaatatcccgtgcttcatttgcataatcgctgACTGTCACTTTTCCGTAATAGCACTATTTCGGGACATCAAACTCGGTCCCCGCaggattattttgagagaaaacccttccctcgaaataacccttactcctcaaaaaatgaggtttaagggttattttgagggaaggggtctctctcgaaataaccccgcGGGGACCAAGTTTGATGTCCCGAAATAGAGCTATTGCGGAAAAGTAGCagtccgcgattatgcaaataaagcatgggatatttaaatccccacttcatttgcaattttggatgtctacatttgcattcctccttcaagagagcaatcaagtgtagacataccttcccATTTCTATGGCCAACAAGCAAAAGATTTCAAAGCAGCTTATAGATAACACTCCTAACGACAAATGACAAACTCTGTTGCTGGCTAGCCATTAGATTGCAACTATTTAGATCTTAAATAGGCATTGTCCTGTTCACAGTTCTGCGTTCAAATAAAATATGCTGGATAAACATAATCAGGATCATCAGACTCTGCAGGTAAAAACACTTATGTGCGGTGGACCAATGACTTACACCTTTCTGTGCCATCAAAATAGTACTTTGGAAACAATTACCATTGTGGTATGCCTGTTGTCTGGCATAGACTGATGAAGTATACTGCCAAAAGATCATCATTCTCCCATTTTTTCTAATGGCAAGCACAGATGTTGAACCATAAACTGGTTTTTGCATTTTGTAAGTGATGTGCATAAAAAGTCTGTAGGTTGCCAAGAATGTATGACACACAGACTGTCCAACTCATGTATCCCGATATAGTCCTGATAATATTCTGATGACTACCAATAATAATCAAAGCATCAGAGCCTAAAAGAAGTTATGTAATTATCTTGTGACGACTTACTAGTTAAAATACCATGCTTAAATACAATAACTTaacatttaattaatttttttaattcctattttttaaaatcttagtaCTGAAACAAttagtatatatttttttcaagtcATTATTTTCTATGCGGCATTTCTGCCACTCATCAGATTGCCTCTAAATTGCaatcattttattttatactACATGTCTGAAATAGCAGTGCTCTATTATTACTAGATCAGGAAAAACCCCTAATATTACCTGCTTAAATATACAGCTATTGGttgcattttaattttgaaataagagattACAAGACTTGTGAATACCTATACAATTACAGGAACTATAACAATTTATTTTCAgttgatagaaaaaaaaattcacctgtcACTCATATTCTCATCTGAACCCTTCTGTTCCTCATACTCCATTTTGTCCTTATTAACCTGGTTTGCTTCTTCACCTTCTATAACCACTCCTTCATCCAAAATTTCTGGTCCTTGTCTAGTTGTAGCTAGTTTTCTTTTTTTCACTTTACTCTTGGCAAATTCTTGATGTTGGTAAGATCTGTTATCATTATCCATTTCTTGATCTCTGCTGTTTTCCTGTTGTTGGGTCAAAGCTAATGTATTTGTGACTTCTGATGGTGGGTCTACTGCCATGCGTTTCACCTTTCTTCTCCTACGCAGGGTTCTGTTTCCTAAATTATCAACAGCCAAATCATTCTCATGCCACAAAGGCCTTTTGCCTCTAATGTTATTTAAATTTGAAGAAGGCCTGCGTTTAGCAACCAACAACTGATCATCAGAGTCACTGTGGTCTTTCTTAGTAGTAGTTTCTCTGTAATCCTTGCTTGGTTCTTctaggctggaatcagaaccttCACTTAAACAGTGGCTAGTCTCCCAAGGATGATGGGTGGTAAATGAACGTCTTTTACGTCCTCTCCTTTTTCTTGCCTGGCGTTTTAGAAGACAAGACACGCTACGAGAATGATCTCCGGTATCAGCAAAACCTCCCCTGGCTTGCTCTGAACTTTCTTCCAGTGCTGAGACCAGATCATGAACTAGTTCCTCCATAGTCCTACTGAAATGCCTATGTATGCAGAGAAATCACAAAAAACTGATTACAACATGCATCAATGTCAGCATAGGTTTTCATATACCAATAACATTATAGTCTCTTAAAGACAGTCTTAACATCAGCACTTTTAAATCATTATATTTCTACAGAAAGCTATCTTCTGTACCAACCAACACCACACTTATGAGGACGCTTTCCTTTTTAATGCCACCCTGTctccaacccggcagcccccagctgctctaccccaggggtaggcaagaaaagcctggtctgctgggggtgaggggcactagctgcacctcccccacagcagaccagggagacgggggtggcgggaccgcccaagtcctctacggctttgctccgtctccctggtctgctgacctgggagacgcagagcaaagctgcagagcacgcgggcagcgggacagtccaggcgcgccgcggctgtcccactgcgggcgtgctccgaggctttgctccccatctccctggtctgctagtcagaccagggagacggggaacaaagctgcggagcacgcccgcagtgggacagcccaagcgcgcctgggctgtcccgctgcgggcattctccaaggctttgctccccgtctccctggtctgcagggagacggagagcaaagccgcggagcacgcccgcagcgggacagcccgggtgcgcttgagctgtccccctgcgggcgtgctccgcggctttgctccccatctccctggtctgctgggggggtccagcaaagccgctggaccccccccagcagaccagggacaccagagcaaagccgccgcctgggcggctttgctcgtttgcccggaagcaaagccgcccaggctgcggctttgctcgggtgtccctggtctgctgggggggtccagcggctttgctggacaccccaccagcagaccagggggacaggagcaaagccgtccaggcggcgggggtcccgccgcctgggcggctttgctcccgtgcaaacaagcaaagccgcccaggcggcggctttgctcggttgtccctggtgtgctgggggggtccagcgactttgctggaccccccccagcagaccagggagaccgggagaagcttttctcgccccagaggacacaggtggcgacccgctgcccgtgagttccggggcgagaaaagccccgttcgtaagtgcggatccgacataagtgggatccgcgtaagtcggagactgcctgtagtggAAGAATGTCAGTAAACTGTATAGGTAAGTGTCCAGAAAAAAGTTGTACATATATTTTTAGAACAGGATGGAGAAACAATCCAGCCACTTTCTACCAACATCAGCAGGGATGCAAGTGGAGACAGAGTTTAGTCGTACAGCATACAACTTTTCTGCACTCACCCATCACTGACCCCAGGCCTAAAGTGCTAAGGAGAATGGTCCAATGGGTACAGGTTAGGCAGGAGACCTGAGTTCCTTCCTGCTCAGCCTGCAACTTACTGTATAATCCTGGatatctcagtttccccatatacAATGGGAATATGACTTCTTACATTTCTTCTCCTTTGCCCTTCTGGCTCTCACGAGATATCATTTAACTATAGTAGGTATCAACAAAAGAGGGAGCAGAGCAAATAAAATGCTGTTTATCCGAAAATTCAGATAGAATAGAGTAACTGGTAGCCAATAAAATCTATAGATTGGGTCACATCCTAGTTATATAGGAAACTCTTGGAATAAGCCAATTTTTATGTGTTTTGGATATGTTTCTCTGTTTCTGCcatcttctcttccctctctcaTGACTTATCTACAATACAACATGTAGCTATTACTGTGGCTTTAGTAATCCAAAACATGACTTGGACCCAGCAGCTTGCATTGCTTTGAAACTGGTATAAGAAtaccatacacacacagagacatagTGTAGAGAAGGCTTTAGCACACCAGCACATTTGACATCATCTACATggggaggaagtgtgtgtgtgtgtgtgggggggtaagtTTTCAGTCAATTTACCTTAAAATAACAGTAAAGCTCCCTTTATGGTTATGAAGGCACAATTTCATATATTTTCAGGGTCACAAAACAAAAGAGGCATCTTCACAGGCACTTTATTAAGAGTGCTTCCAAATTGTTTTAATTTAGCATGCTGGGAGCCTCCGTATATAACactgctttattttttattttcttgtccACATACATGCAATTATAAATCAGCActtagaaaaaaaagtttatcaCTATCCCATCTCTGACTTAATACTCACTATATTCAACATGTGACAAGACTCAAAATACTTAGGTTGGCAAAAGAATGCTTATCAAGTACATAAAGCACTTCAGTGCGACCTTTGCTTCTTGCTTAACACCACTTGGCTAGAATACCAACTATTTACACAATTTTTATTCCTAGGCCCGAAGTGTTAGTATCTCAGCCATACCACACCTCTGAGCAATTTTCCCTTCCCTTActtaaggcttgtctacatggggaaactAGCTGGATAACTAATAGCAAGTAAAATTATATCATTATAGCTAGGCTGGTATAATTCCCCTTATGGGCACTCTACTTTGGAATAAATTAGTGTTTCTACATGCATGTGGAGACATAATTATACTTCTATGCCTGTGCCATTATATATATATCACTTTAGTTTTGTTGGTCAATTTATCTAGGTTGACAAGCCTTCAGTCCAAGTGAATGctaattaatcatagaatcatagaatactaggagtggaagggacctcgagaggtcagagtccagtccgtccctctctttttaaaaaaaatttttccaCGATAAGAGACTATTTTATTCTCTTTCTTGAGAcaaataagaaaaggaaaaagtttATCATCCCTTAACACAATACAAAACTTTTTGATAGATTAGATAAAGATCAGGGGATAAAATCCTCAATATAAGCAAGCATACACATCCTTAAATTCAAAGGGCACAATTGAAATTGCAACATTATACTTCTACCAAACTAAGAACAAATGCACAAACCAGtactgaaaaaaattcagaaagatTAGTCTGCTGGAAAAGACATAAATTTCTATAATTTTACACTATCGTATTTCTAACAGCAATGACTTAAAACAGCATTTTACCACACATTAGCATGACAACCTAAAGTAATGTCCTGTCTTTAACAGGAAACATCACTAGGGTACCTGagacagaaaattaaaatattgttttgccATTTCTTTGGGATTCCCAACAGACTTCATACCAGaaaacaagttttaaaataaCTCATGCTAGCATACTCCTGTCTACTTTACAAGGTAAATAACTGTTACAATGTAAAAAACTATATTCTGTAGAGAAAAGTTGCAGATTTCAGGATCTCATTTGTATTGGCAAGCACGTCCTGCTCATTGCTAGGGAGGGGAATACACACTGGAATTAGTCTTCTAATATCATTGCTTTAAGTGTTAAATAGGAACCCCTATCTTCTATATACTTTATTTCTCAACACCTATTAATACACGTATGATTACTTATGGACTGCGCCCAGACAAAGAAGAAAACTCATCTGACACGAACATGCTTACAAAATCagtgagaatttaaaaaaatatatatatatataaattcccATTGTAAGTCaagttttattaattttatatGTTCCTTCAATTAATAAAGTATCCCCTCCTCCCGCCGGTGTTGTAGGATgaaaatttctgaggcaggctatgatattctgttaagaacccaATCTAAATTCAGACTCTGGGAATGGCACAAGCACATGGTTATTCCTCTTCCCCACCAGTCTagcccagcatttcccaaactatgggctgcggccggGAAAAAAATagcgggcctcagcatggctgccgggaggggagcagagcagggcgggctgggaggagggagggaggaaccgGCCActgggcagcagtgctgggggcagcagggctgtctcgGTGGAGATCAGGGCAGGCAGCCAAAGGAGGGCTGGGAGCGGCAGGGCTGTCCCATGGAGATCCAAGTGGGCGACAAAAGCAGGACTGGGAGTGGCGGGGCTCTCCTGCGGAGATCCAAGTGGGcagtgaaagcagggctgggggagtggggctgtcccatggagatCCTGGCATGTAGGTGGACGGGTggtagaagcagggttgggggcagcggtgCTGTCCTGCAGagattgggggtggagggagcgggcagcagaagcagggttgggggcagcggggctgtctcgcagagatgggggggggggggtcggcagACGGgcaggcggcagaagcagggttgggggtagcagggctgtccggcAGCAGAGATCAGAGAGGGCAGGTGGCGGAACCAGGACTgcacagggagagggggagctggctgggagagatcaggaggaggaggatgggagaatcagctgctggaagcagggctggacggggtcAGCCGGGCTGGAGAttgggaagagaaaggggggaggggggagcgggactgagcttggcacatgcagaccctgcagacgagtgagtctggctggagattccattttgccccctcacccccacataccctccctggagtagttgcaaactgcctggtaggtagacacactcagacagcatgagcacatctaccagccaggcagctaaggactaaTATACCtatacctaattagaaaataccaggtatTTTATAAGTCTGGTAATTTCgcaatttctttcccagacaaaaccttcaaataccggactgtccagtacaaaactggacacctggcaaccgtaccCTTCCttacaccctccctcctagccagataccctaccccaaatctgctcctgctcccgcctcctgaagtgctcacgtggcgccgggtcccccaagccctgacctaggctgggtggaggatgcagccgggtgaaacactgaaaatttattcatttttcatttttttttaatatgcgtttatatttttgggctgcaaaagacagtactgaaaaaaacgggttccaactaaagtgaaaagtttgggaaaccctgatctagccagctttctgtccatcttacagtccatttatccaatccatattcccttaactggctggcaagaatattgtgggtgactgtatcaaaagctttgctaactcAGGCACTGAGGGCTttaggaggaccagaaacaacttatttgaatattcatcatttgcttattgaatatgcaaatatgttaccggtcctccaaaagctcgtgaatggatttactggtccccgtgtcaaaaagtttgggaagccCTGGTCTAGCCCATCAACGGAAAGCCATCACCCAGGATGGGAGGCAGGACAAGACTTTAATCCCCAGATGAATCACAGACATTCCCAATGGACCACATCCTGCAGAGATATCTTCTTGAAGCTGACAAGACACACCACCACTTTACACTCAGTTgatctgctttgtttaaatacttgttttactggaaaacactgatgtctgctttgtttaaatcagtggtgcccaaacttttcagcatcacaccacCCCTTTTTGATTTTGGAGAAAcccttgcgccccccccccccaaaagaagcagcaaaacttggggtgggattgaagggggggctgtgtgtggggctgggtcaCTTTGCGccacccctggaatttcttcacaccccccagtttggaaacccatgGTTTAAATGGAAACACtatgtaactttatattattACTCTTATTAGCACCTATCCAGGGGTCCAGGACCTTACCCCCCTCATCACTTTGATCTGCCCATTGGGCATCTTATATAATTAGTTGTAAGCTATTGTTTGGCAGTGTTCACTGAGCTTAGCAAGTGACACTCCACCCAGCGCTGTTTGTGTAATAaactctcctgcttgcttcaCATACGGTGTCCAGATTCTGTTCCTTCAGGTGTATAAATCTTTTTATTTATACTAAGCCACCTATGACAGAACAGAAGGAAATCCACGCCACCGCAGTGGCCTCATCTATACAACAATTACAACAAAACTGTAACCTACGGTATCCATTTTACAATACCAAATACATTTGGTTTGGCATATGTAGGCCAGATCAACTCATATTAGAGACATTTCAGCATGTTTACTTAGCAGTTATATGATTATTTGGTCTTATCAAATCAAAGTCCATTGCTTCATGTTTAGAATACAAATCAAGTTATAAGTGAATTTCTCATCATGGTTTTTACCATAAAATACACAGCGTTCATGTCAAGATCACAGCGTTCATGTCAAGATTTTGCCTTTCTTGAAAACGCAAGAGGTACACAGACTTATTTTAACAATTCTCCCATTTCATAATTCATACAGAAGAGAAATCAGAGTAGAAACTAGAAAGTTTAAATTGCTTCTGTTTAGTTATCATGAGAAACCACTTTCAACATTCAGCAGTGTttttccagcaagttaaggtaTTTATTAGAAtatcacttttttcctttttattttgtgcACACCTGACTGTCATTTTTACACTTGGCAGGTGGGAATTAATCCACTTAATAAAGAGATATCTGAAGGCTGGCCCAAAAGAAACATTTAGAAGTGTGTGTCTCTGGAACAGGTTGAAAAATTAACTTATTTATTTTCAAGGACACCACAGAATCTAAAAATTGTCAACAGCAAATACAGATTTCATTCAATCAGAAAAGATAAAGTTCAAGAATGTTAATTAGAACACAAGCTGATCTTCCcccaaaatatttgtattaaataaGCCATACTTCGGTGTGACTAATATAATGCTGTAAAAACACTTACTGGCTGCAGGAAGTTGttgtgaccaaaaaaaaaaaaaaaaaaaaaaaatcttatcacAGGGATGCTATTGCTTCACTAACAATGTAGTTTACCCACAGCAACCCCACACATTTATCTAAAACAATGTTAATGGTGTTCGCTAAATGTTGATCCCTTTCCTCTCTATGCATGACCAGAAACAAACTATACTCTTTCCAAGATAAATAAAAGCAACTATTATACATGTCCATCACTGcaacttcaaaatattttaactaccattacactttttttttttttttttaaggcaaggcCTATTACATGAAATATGTTTGAAACCACTTGTTCAAGAACATGAGAACTGCCATTATTCTTTTCCAGAGATAAGTAGCGATGGAGTGAAACATAGGGGAACAGCAAAAACCTAAGGATCATGATACAGCTGGAATGTCAATGTCATTATCAGAATAATCGAAGAGCCAAAAAAATGTCCAATATGCAAGCTTTCCCTAAATCGTAGCATCTACTGATAAGAAACCTGAAGCTTTTATCTACACTAcaacagcttttagcaacaaagGAAAGTGGGGAGGTGTAAACTCTGTGAGTGGACCACAAAGCATTGTTTACACTAGCACTTGCCAAGGCATGGCTCCATGGTAAGGAGAGGTGTCAAGCACCTGTGAACAATAAAAGCTTTGCTCCTCAATTGCTAGtagtagacaaagcctgagaaacACACAAATTATGTCTACATTATTAACTTTTGTGCCCAAAAATTACCTTTTAGCAACTTTGGGGAGGGACACCCAATTTCAGCAACAAAACACTTAGAGGAAGacagacttttttcttttcccctccctttatggTCCACATAGAGCGAGTGTAGACTATTTGTTTTGTGGACAAACCTgacttccgccagtatcccacaatgcctgccctgatggttcTGCTAAGcattttgatctctgctgccctgcaggcatgcatccctcccctttcaaagctctgggaagtaccTGACActtgagtgagctgctctgtttgattagaatgctcctgttctgccctacACTAGGAacacagactgctgctgcaggagaaagggggcagcctgttgtactgc of Pelodiscus sinensis isolate JC-2024 chromosome 3, ASM4963464v1, whole genome shotgun sequence contains these proteins:
- the GPATCH2 gene encoding G patch domain-containing protein 2 isoform X4; amino-acid sequence: MFRVAEPNPTRAQAARKSWHFSRTMEELVHDLVSALEESSEQARGGFADTGDHSRSVSCLLKRQARKRRGRKRRSFTTHHPWETSHCLSEGSDSSLEEPSKDYRETTTKKDHSDSDDQLLVAKRRPSSNLNNIRGKRPLWHENDLAVDNLGNRTLRRRRKVKRMAVDPPSEVTNTLALTQQQENSRDQEMDNDNRSYQHQEFAKSKVKKRKLATTRQGPEILDEGVVIEGEEANQVNKDKMEYEEQKGSDENMSDSESSSLSSSDAGLFTNDEGRQGDDEQSDWFHENESGGACGITGVGHWWEQEDSTELEKELPDPVFESILTGAFPLMSHSGRRGFQSRFSHLHGMPARNMKKVSGNPAALTGLEKVKKIPNIQSHSLHGGP
- the GPATCH2 gene encoding G patch domain-containing protein 2 isoform X7, which produces MFRVAEPNPTRAQAARKSWHFSRTMEELVHDLVSALEESSEQARGGFADTGDHSRSVSCLLKRQARKRRGRKRRSFTTHHPWETSHCLSEGSDSSLEEPSKDYRETTTKKDHSDSDDQLLVAKRRPSSNLNNIRGKRPLWHENDLAVDNLGNRTLRRRRKVKRMAVDPPSEVTNTLALTQQQENSRDQEMDNDNRSYQHQEFAKSKVKKRKLATTRQGPEILDEGVVIEGEEANQVNKDKMEYEEQKGSDENMSDSESSSLSSSDAGLFTNDEGRQGDDEQSDWFHENESGGACGITGVGHWWEQEDSTELEKELPDPVFESILTGAFPLMSHSGRRGFQSRFSHLHGMPARNMKKVSGNPAALTCTGS
- the GPATCH2 gene encoding G patch domain-containing protein 2 isoform X3, giving the protein MFRVAEPNPTRAQAARKSWHFSRTMEELVHDLVSALEESSEQARGGFADTGDHSRSVSCLLKRQARKRRGRKRRSFTTHHPWETSHCLSEGSDSSLEEPSKDYRETTTKKDHSDSDDQLLVAKRRPSSNLNNIRGKRPLWHENDLAVDNLGNRTLRRRRKVKRMAVDPPSEVTNTLALTQQQENSRDQEMDNDNRSYQHQEFAKSKVKKRKLATTRQGPEILDEGVVIEGEEANQVNKDKMEYEEQKGSDENMSDSESSSLSSSDAGLFTNDEGRQGDDEQSDWFHENESGGACGITGVGHWWEQEDSTELEKELPDPVFESILTGAFPLMSHSGRRGFQSRFSHLHGMPARNMKKVSGNPAALISTPGPGNKKTVHLSQDSHHSDHWFSPGARKEHSQVTYVRREQHYLLQM
- the GPATCH2 gene encoding G patch domain-containing protein 2 isoform X6 — encoded protein: MFRVAEPNPTRAQAARKSWHFSRTMEELVHDLVSALEESSEQARGGFADTGDHSRSVSCLLKRQARKRRGRKRRSFTTHHPWETSHCLSEGSDSSLEEPSKDYRETTTKKDHSDSDDQLLVAKRRPSSNLNNIRGKRPLWHENDLAVDNLGNRTLRRRRKVKRMAVDPPSEVTNTLALTQQQENSRDQEMDNDNRSYQHQEFAKSKVKKRKLATTRQGPEILDEGVVIEGEEANQVNKDKMEYEEQKGSDENMSDSESSSLSSSDAGLFTNDEGRQGDDEQSDWFHENESGGACGITGVGHWWEQEDSTELEKELPDPVFESILTGAFPLMSHSGRRGFQSRFSHLHGMPARNMKKVSGNPAALEEVAEN
- the GPATCH2 gene encoding G patch domain-containing protein 2 isoform X8 encodes the protein MFRVAEPNPTRAQAARKSWHFSRTMEELVHDLVSALEESSEQARGGFADTGDHSRSVSCLLKRQARKRRGRKRRSFTTHHPWETSHCLSEGSDSSLEEPSKDYRETTTKKDHSDSDDQLLVAKRRPSSNLNNIRGKRPLWHENDLAVDNLGNRTLRRRRKVKRMAVDPPSEVTNTLALTQQQENSRDQEMDNDNRSYQHQEFAKSKVKKRKLATTRQGPEILDEGVVIEGEEANQVNKDKMEYEEQKGSDENMSDSESSSLSSSDAGLFTNDEGRQGDDEQSDWFHENESGGACGITGVGHWWEQEDSTELEKELPDPVFESILTGAFPLMSHSGRRGFQSRFSHLHGMPARNMKKVSGNPAALVWKK
- the GPATCH2 gene encoding G patch domain-containing protein 2 isoform X2; amino-acid sequence: MFRVAEPNPTRAQAARKSWHFSRTMEELVHDLVSALEESSEQARGGFADTGDHSRSVSCLLKRQARKRRGRKRRSFTTHHPWETSHCLSEGSDSSLEEPSKDYRETTTKKDHSDSDDQLLVAKRRPSSNLNNIRGKRPLWHENDLAVDNLGNRTLRRRRKVKRMAVDPPSEVTNTLALTQQQENSRDQEMDNDNRSYQHQEFAKSKVKKRKLATTRQGPEILDEGVVIEGEEANQVNKDKMEYEEQKGSDENMSDSESSSLSSSDAGLFTNDEGRQGDDEQSDWFHENESGGACGITGVGHWWEQEDSTELEKELPDPVFESILTGAFPLMSHSGRRGFQSRFSHLHGMPARNMKKVSGNPAALISTPGPGNKKTVHLSQDSHHSDHWFSPGARKEHSQTNQCTFRIIVHGRHQTAKKSCTPARTHRVCR
- the GPATCH2 gene encoding G patch domain-containing protein 2 isoform X5 — its product is MFRVAEPNPTRAQAARKSWHFSRTMEELVHDLVSALEESSEQARGGFADTGDHSRSVSCLLKRQARKRRGRKRRSFTTHHPWETSHCLSEGSDSSLEEPSKDYRETTTKKDHSDSDDQLLVAKRRPSSNLNNIRGKRPLWHENDLAVDNLGNRTLRRRRKVKRMAVDPPSEVTNTLALTQQQENSRDQEMDNDNRSYQHQEFAKSKVKKRKLATTRQGPEILDEGVVIEGEEANQVNKDKMEYEEQKGSDENMSDSESSSLSSSDAGLFTNDEGRQGDDEQSDWFHENESGGACGITGVGHWWEQEDSTELEKELPDPVFESILTGAFPLMSHSGRRGFQSRFSHLHGMPARNMKKVSGNPAALGDASVMSAQEQ